From a single Larimichthys crocea isolate SSNF chromosome XIII, L_crocea_2.0, whole genome shotgun sequence genomic region:
- the arid1ab gene encoding AT-rich interactive domain-containing protein 1A isoform X4, whose translation MDQVGKMRGQPYGGPNPYSQQQQGPPAGPGPQQGGSYPGQGYGPPGPQRYPMGMQGRTPGAMGTMQYGQQMSAYGQQGPGGYGQQSQTYYGQHGPPPHPGQQQPPYPGQPQGSSGTPYPQQGHPSQPSGQHGQSGPPYQQSQGPHGPTPGQPPYNQPPQSQPGQPPYVPPQQQQQQQQPPQQQQGPGPQSQQGPQGQPGYPQPPGPGQPPQQQQNPQQQQQQQQGPPQPPPQQQQQQQQQQQQQQQPGGPPPQAQQPPGHGQQGQPSPYSQTPPLQQQQQQQQQQQQQQQQQQPPQQQQSPYQRFPPPPQELSQDSFSSQSSAPPSNQPMTSNKSSQEDSMQGRPSSLPDLSGSIDDLPTGTEGALSPGVSTSGVSSSQGEQSNPAQSPFSPHTSPHLPGIRGPSPSPVGSPASVTPSRTGPLSPAAVPGNQMPPRPPSVQSDSIMHSSMNQSAMGQDRVYMRNPQMPPYGSPGQPGSALSPRQSSGGQIHSGMGPYPQNNSMGNYGPQGGQYGPQGEASGQKCYPRQPGYTGMPNANYPSGPGMSGTMNPMPGQGSGAPYGSIPPGRIGPGQMGARPYGPAMASNMAGMPPQVASGMCPPPGMNRKDGGPSMHHGPTNSIHNRPPGYPNMSPGMMGSGSPYGPGMNSMHGMMNQGGPGPYPMAANMANNTPGMAPSTEFGMEKMNPAQKMNNKVEGTPKPESKKKSSSSTITNEKITRLYELGPEPERKMWVDRYLAFAEEKAMGMNNLPAVGRKPLDLFRLYISVKEIGGLTQVNKNKKWRELATNLNVGTSSSAASSLKKQYIQCLYAFECKIERGEDPPPDFFNTDTKKNQPKIQPPSPAGSGSLQGPQTPQSTSSSMAEGGDLKPPTPASTPHTQMPPMPGVRSSVNLQDPFADGGDPAFSRRNAMTPNSQGYQPGMGGPEMMGRMGPYESNKDPFGGMRKAGEQFMQPGPNSGMGEQYNRAPPGPMANMQMGQRQQYPYGYDRRQEPGMGPDGSMGPGAPQPNMMPSGADTGMYSPSRPPPQQRHDSYTNQFPGQGAPPGGPYPNQQPGMYPQQQPNYKRPVDGGYGPPAKRHEGEMYNVPYSGQQQPGPQPSGPQGQQDMYNQYNAYPGGDRRPPGPQNQFPFPFGRERGPSTAGPNSQSPMPPQMMASPMPSGPDGPQAPMWQGRNEMGYPNYPNRQGPPVPGQGPGYHGMNRSEEMMSSDQRMNHEGQWPSHVNQRQPPFGPGGSGPPMTRPLPSTYQTSQNHIPQVSSPAPMPRPMESRTSPSKSPYMHPGIKVQKAGPPVPASHIGQAPVQQPMIRRDVAFPPGSVEASQPHLKPRRRLTMKDIGTPEAWRVMMSLKSGLLAESTWALDTINILLYDDNSISTFNLCQLPGFLELVVEYFRRCLIEIFDILKEYEVGDPGQRTLIDPNAAEDSDDEIPMPEGEGMDLDEDDEEDEEVEETKPNPDASSLVQVKQEEESSQKHKSSEDEEEEKERESSIKEPNTSTSGSAQDPNLHSEKPRQASKFDKLPIKVVRKKNPFLVNHSSKLGQRQCFDSGLIHWSIGGGDTTEHIQTHFESRMDLLKQRKRTPTATESRKKVQVTETVKDNPEKSKSNGDDKPRQQQPQSSEPQKSPAEKTPPPLPIGAPVTATIDDVLSARPGSVTEEVVRGGAEEQKENGKYLFSINPEIQSRRNIKILEDEPHSKDETPLSTLSDWQDSLARRCICVSNIVRSLSFIPGNDLEMSKHPGLLLLLGRLVLLHHRHPERKQAPVTYEKEEEEDEGVSCERDEWWWDCLEVLRENCLVTLANISGQLDLSIYPESICLPLLDGLLHWAVCPSAEALDPFPTLGPHGSLSPQRLVLETLSKLSIQDNNVDLILATPPFSRLEKLYGSLVRLVGERKVAVCREMAVVLLANLAQGDSLAARAIAVQKGSVGNLLGFLEDSLAATQYQQSQSSLLQMQGAPQFEPTSVDMMRRAARALHALAKVDENHSEFTLYESRLLDISVSPLMNSLVSQVICDVLFLIGQS comes from the exons ATGTCAGCCTATGGACAACAGGGGCCCGGTGGCTACGGCCAGCAGAGCCAGACCTACTACGGTCAGCACGGCCCGCCGCCTCACCCTGGCCAGCAACAACCACCGTATCCTGGCCAACCCCAGGGCAGCTCTGGAACTCCCTACCCCCAGCAGGGCCACCCTTCACAGCCTTCCGGCCAACACGGGCAGTCAGGACCCCCCTACCAACAATCCCAAGGTCCCCATGGCCCCACTCCAGGTCAGCCTCCATATAACCAGCCCCCACAGTCTCAACCAGGACAGCCACCTTACGTCcctccccagcagcagcagcagcagcagcagccgcctcAACAGCAGCAGGGACCAGGTCCTCAAAGTCAGCAGGGCCCTCAAGGGCAGCCTGGTTACCCACAACCCCCAGGACCAGGGCAACcaccgcagcagcagcaaaacccgcaacaacagcagcagcagcagcaagggcCCCCACAGCCgccgccgcagcagcagcaacaacaacaacaacaacagcagcaacagcaacaaccagGAGGTCCACCTCCTCAAGCTCAGCAACCTCCAGGTCATGGCCAGCAGGGTCAGCCATCACCTTACTCACAGACACCCCccctgcaacaacaacaacaacaacaacaacagcagcagcagcaacaacaacaacaacaaccaccgcagcagcagcagtcaccaTATCAGAGgttcccacctcctccacag GAACTCTCCCAGGATTCCTTTAGCTCCCAGTCCAGCGCTCCTCCTTCCAACCAGCCCATGACTTCCAACAAGAGCAGTCAGGAGGACAGCATGCAGGGCCGGCCATCCAGTCTGCCG GATCTGTCGGGCTCCATCGACGACCTGCCCACCGGTACAGAGGGGGCCCTGAGCCCGGGCGTCAGCACCTCAGGGGTGTCCAGCAGTCAGGGCGAGCAGAGCAACCCCGCCCAGTCGCCCTTCTCTCCGCACACTTCGCCTCACCTGCCAGGCATACGCGGGCCCTCGCCATCGCCCGTGGGTTCTCCTGCTAGCGTCACCCCCTCTCGCACCGGACCTCTGTCCCCTGCTGCTGTGCCAG GTAATCAGATGCCTCCCCGGCCACCCAGCGTCCAGTCGGACAGCATCATGCACTCTTCCATGAACCAGTCAGCCATGGGCCAGGACAGGG TGTACATGCGAAACCCTCAGATGCCCCCTTACGGGTCCCCTGGACAACCTGGCTCCGCCTTATCTCCGCGCCAGTCTTCGGGAGGCCAGATACATAGCGGCATGGGACCTTATCCCCAGAACAACTCCATGGGAAACTACGGGCCTCAGGGTGGCCAGTACGGTCCACAAGGTGAGGCCTCAGGGCAGAAGT GTTATcccaggcagcccggctacaCGGGGATGCCCAACGCCAACTACCCAAGCGGTCCCGGCATGAGCGGGACCATGAACCCCATGCCCGGTCAGGGCAGCGGGGCTCCGTACGGTAGCATCCCACCCGGCAGGATAGGCCCGGGGCAGATGGGTGCTCGGCCCTACGGCCCTGCCATGGCCTCAAACATGGCTGGCATGCCTCCTCAGGTGGCGTCCGGGATGTGTCCTCCTCCAGGCATGAACAGGAAGGACGGCGGCCCCTCCATGCACCACGGACCTACAAACTCCATACACAACAG gCCACCTGGCTACCCGAACATGTCCCCAGGCATGATGGGATCAGGCTCTCCATACGGCCCTGGCATGAACAGCATGCACGGTATGATGAACCAGGGAGGACCAGGGCCGTACCCGATGGCAGCAAATATGGCCAACAACACCCCTG GAATGGCTCCCAGTACGGAGTTTGGCATGGAAAAAATGAACCCTGCCCAGAAGATGAACAACAAAGTGGAGGGCACTCCCAAGCCTGAATCCAAAAAG AAGTCGAGCTCCTCTACCATCACCAACGAGAAGATCACCCGTCTGTACGAGCTTGGTCCCGAGCCAGAGAGGAAGATGTGGGTGGATCGATACCTGGCGTTCGCCGAGGAGAAGGCCATGGGTATGAACAACCTGCCCGCAGTCGGACGCAAGCCTCTCGATCTCTTCAGACTCTACATCTCCGTCAAAGAGATCGGCGGCCTGACCCAG gtgaacaagaacaagaagtgGAGGGAGCTGGCCACCAACCTGAATGTGGGCACGTCGAGCAGCGCAGCCAGTTCGCTCAAGAAACAGTACATCCAGTGTTTGTACGCCTTCGAGTGCAAGATCGAGCGCGGCGAGGACCCGCCTCCGGACTTCTTCAACACGGACACCAAAAAGAACCAGCCCAAGATCCAACCTCCCAGCCCAG CTGGTTCTGGATCCCTGCAAGGACCCCAGACTCCTCAGTCCACCAGTAGTTCGATGGCAGAGGGGGGAGACCTGAAGCCTCCCACCCCAGCCTCCACCCCGCATACGCAAATGCCTCCGATGCCTGGCGTCAG GAGTAGCGTTAATCTGCAGGACCCCTTTGCTGATGGTGGCGACCCAGCGTTTTCCAGAAGGAACGCCATGACTCCCAACTCGCAGGGCTACCAGCCTGGGATGGGCGGCCCAGAGATGATGGGTCGAATGGGTCCCTACGAGTCCAACAAGGACCCTTTCGGTGGCATGAGGAAAG ctgGAGAGCAGTTCATGCAACCAGGCCCCAACAGTGGAATGGGAGAACAGTATAACCGAGCCCCACCAGGCCCTATGGCGAACATGCAGATGGGTCAGAGACAACAGTACCCTTACGGATATGACCGAAG ACAGGAGCCAGGCATGGGCCCCGATGGCAGTATGGGACCAGGAGCTCCTCAGCCAAACATGATGCCTTCTGGAGCCGACACAGGGATGTACTCGCCGAGCCGCCCTCCACCGCAGCAACG GCACGACTCCTATACCAATCAGTTCCCTGGCCAAGGAGCTCCCCCTGGTGGCCCATACCCAAATCAACAGCCAGGAATGtatccacagcagcagcct AACTACAAGCGTCCTGTAGATGGAGGGTATGGTCCTCCAGCCAAGCGCCATGAGGGAGAAATGTACAACGTCCCCTACAGTGGTCAGCAGCAACCAGGACCTCAGCCCTCTGGGCCCCAGGGCCAACAGGACATGTACAACCAGTATAATGCATACCCTGGAGGGGATCGCAGACCACCAGGCCCACAGAACCAGTTCCCTTTCCCCTTTGGCCGGGAGCGAGGACCGTCAACTGCAGGCCCCAACTCCCAGTCTCCAATGCCTCCTCAGATGATGGCAAGCCCTATGCCTTCAGGTCCGGATGGCCCCCAGGCCCCAATGTGGCAAGGCCGCAATGAGATGGGCTACCCCAACTATCCCAACCGACAGGGACCTCCTGTACCAGGTCAGGGCCCCGGCTACCACGGGATGAACCGCTCAGAggagatgatgtcatcagaccAACGCATGAACCACGAGGGTCAATGGCCCAGCCATGTCAACCAGCGGCAGCCGCCATTTGGCCCCGGTGGTTCTGGACCTCCCATGACCAGACCCCTGCCATCCACCTATCAGACTTCCCAGAACCACATTCCTCAGGTGTCGAGCCCGGCGCCCATGCCCCGGCCTATGGAAAGCAGGACGTCACCCAGCAAGTCACCCTACATGCATCCGGGCATCAAGGTGCAGAAAGCTGGGCCCCCAGTACCCGCCTCCCACATTGGTCAAGCTCCTGTGCAGCAACCCATGATCAGGCGAGATGTGGCCTTCCCTCCTGGCTCCGTGGAGGCCTCCCAACCCCACCTCAAGCCCCGCAGGCGGCTTACGATGAAAGACATTG GCACTCCTGAGGCTTGGAGAGTCATGATGTCACTAAAGTCAGGCTTACTAGCTGAAAGCACCTGGGCCTTGGACACCATTAACATTTTACTGTATGACGACAATAGCATTTCTACTTTTAACTTGTGCCAG CTGCCTGGTTTCCTGGAGCTGGTGGTGGAGTACTTCAGACGCTGCCTCATTGAGATCTTTGACATCTTGAAAGAGTACGAAGTAGGCGATCCCGGCCAGCGCACCCTCATAGACCCCAACGCTGCTGAGGACTCTGATGATGAAATTCCCATGCCTGAGGGCGAGGGCATGGACTTGGACGAGGACGacgaagaggatgaggaggtaGAGGAAACGAAGCCCAATCCTGACGCTTCCTCACTGGTCCAggtgaagcaggaggaggagagctcacagaaacacaagtcttcagaggatgaggaagaggagaaggaaagggaGTCTTCTATCAAGGAACCCAATACCTCTACCTCAGGGTCTGCCCAGGACCCCAACCTCCACTCGGAAAAGCCCAGGCAGGCTAGCAAGTTTGATAAACTCCCCATCAAGGTGGTGAGGAAGAAGAATCCCTTCCTGGTGAACCATTCGTCCAAGCTTGGGCAGCGACAGTGCTTTGATAGCGGCCTGATACACTGGAGCATCGGTGGTGGTGACACTACCGAACACATCCAGACCCACTTTGAGAGCCGGATGGACCTTCTCAAGCAGCGGAAACGCACACCAACAGCCACTGAGAGCCGCAAGAAGGTCCAGGTGACTGAGACTGTGAAGGATAACCCAGAGAAGTCAAAGTCCAATGGGGACGACAAGCCtcggcagcagcagccccagTCTTCTGAACCTCAGAAGTCTCCAGCGGAGAAGACCCCTCCACCTCTTCCCATTGGTGCACCCGTCACTGCCACCATCGATGACGTACTATCTGCCCGCCCGGGGTCGGTCACAGAGGAAGTGGTTCGCGGAGGTGCCGAAGAGCAGAAAGAGAACGGCAAGTACCTCTTCAGCATCAACCCCGAAATCCAGAGCAGACGCAACATCAAGATCCTGGAGGACGAGCCTCACAGCAAGGACGAAACGCCGCTCAGCACTCTGTCGGACTGGCAGGACTCGTTAGCCCGACGCTGCATCTGCGTTTCCAACATAGTGCGAAGCCTCTCCTTCATTCCAGGGAACGACCTGGAGATGTCGAAACACCCAGggctcctgctgctgttgggCCGCCTGGTGCTGCTCCACCACAGGCACCCTGAACGCAAACAGGCGCCAGTCACCTacgagaaggaggaagaggaagacgaaggCGTGAGCTGCGAGAGAGACGAGTGGTGGTGGGACTGCCTCGAGGTGTTAAGGGAGAACTGCCTGGTCACTCTGGCGAACATCTCAGGCCAGCTGGACCTTTCTATCTACCCGGAGAGTATATGCCTGCCGCTGCTGGATGGCCTGCTCCACTGGGCCGTCTGTCCCTCGGCAGAGGCCCTGGACCCCTTCCCCACGCTGGGGCCACATGGCTCACTTTCCCCTCAGAGACTGGTCCTCGAGACCCTCAGCAAGCTCAGCATCCAGGACAACAACGTCGACCTCATTCTGGCAACGCCACCGTTCAGCCGCTTGGAGAAGCTGTACGGCTCGCTGGTGCGCTTGGTCGGTGAACGCAAGGTGGCCGTTTGCCGGGAAATGGCGGTCGTCCTGTTGGCCAACTTGGCCCAGGGTGACAGCCTAGCGGCGCGGGCTATCGCTGTGCAGAAAGGCAGCGTGGGTAACCTGCTGGGCTTCCTGGAGGACAGCCTAGCTGCCACACAGTACCAGCAGAGCCAGAGCTCCCTGTTACAAATGCAGGGCGCACCTCAGTTTGAGCCCACCAGTGTGGACATGATGCGGCGGGCGGCCCGGGCTCTGCACGCCCTGGCTAAGGTGGATGAAAACCACTCGGAGTTCACTTTGTACGAGTCGCGGCTACTGGACATCTCAGTGTCCCCACTTATGAACTCTCTGGTGTCCCAAGTGATCTGTGATGTACTGTTTCTGATTGGCCAGTCATGA